In the genome of Leucobacter luti, one region contains:
- the hpaE gene encoding 5-carboxymethyl-2-hydroxymuconate semialdehyde dehydrogenase: MTQSKPAGLPDKIRHFIDGKFVDSIGGAEFDVIEPVSNEVYITSASAQQEDVDLAVAAAKRAFDEGPWPKMLPRERSRILHKVADIVESRDEQLALLESWDSGLPITQAKGQARRAAENFRFFADLIVAQHDNVTKVPGRQINYVNRKPIGVAGLITPWNVPFMQESWKLAPAIATGNTVVLKPASYTPLSAALWPEIFREAGLPEGVFNLILGSGGVAGDALVKHVDVPLISFTGDSSTGAMISTNAAPLLKSLSLELGGKSPSVVFADADLEEALDATVFSVFSLNGERCTAGSRVLVQRDIYDDFVERYAERAKNIIVGNPSDPATEVGALVHPSHFEKVMSYVEIGKSEGRLVAGGGRPEGFPEGNYVAPTVFADVKPDARIFQEEIFGPVVAITPFDTDEEALELANNTKYGLAAYVWTSNLKRAHNFANGIESGMVWLNSNNVRDLRTPFGGVKASGLGREGGYRSVDFYTTQQSVQITLNEAHSPRFGAGK; encoded by the coding sequence ATGACTCAGTCCAAGCCCGCAGGGCTCCCAGACAAGATCCGCCACTTCATCGACGGCAAGTTCGTCGATTCGATCGGCGGTGCGGAGTTCGACGTAATCGAGCCCGTATCCAACGAGGTCTACATCACCTCAGCTTCGGCGCAACAGGAAGACGTCGACTTGGCCGTTGCCGCGGCAAAGCGCGCGTTCGATGAGGGCCCCTGGCCGAAGATGCTCCCCCGCGAACGCTCGCGGATCCTGCACAAAGTGGCCGACATCGTTGAGTCACGCGACGAGCAGCTGGCGCTCCTCGAGAGCTGGGACTCCGGTCTCCCGATCACGCAGGCCAAGGGCCAGGCTCGCCGTGCGGCCGAGAACTTCCGGTTCTTCGCCGACCTGATCGTTGCCCAGCACGACAACGTCACCAAGGTGCCCGGGCGCCAGATCAACTACGTGAACCGCAAGCCGATCGGCGTTGCGGGACTCATCACGCCGTGGAACGTGCCCTTCATGCAGGAGTCATGGAAGCTCGCCCCGGCAATCGCGACGGGCAACACGGTCGTGCTCAAGCCCGCCAGCTACACGCCGCTCTCCGCGGCGCTGTGGCCCGAGATCTTCCGCGAGGCAGGCCTGCCTGAGGGCGTCTTCAACCTCATCCTCGGCTCGGGCGGCGTTGCGGGCGACGCGCTGGTCAAGCACGTCGACGTCCCGCTGATCTCCTTCACCGGTGACAGCTCAACCGGCGCCATGATCTCCACGAACGCCGCTCCCCTGCTGAAGAGCCTCTCGCTCGAGCTCGGCGGCAAGAGCCCCTCAGTGGTGTTCGCCGATGCGGATCTCGAAGAAGCGCTTGACGCCACCGTGTTCAGCGTGTTCAGCCTGAACGGTGAGCGCTGCACCGCTGGCAGCCGCGTACTCGTGCAGCGCGATATCTACGACGATTTCGTGGAGCGTTACGCCGAGCGCGCGAAGAACATCATCGTGGGCAACCCCTCGGATCCGGCAACCGAGGTGGGCGCACTCGTGCACCCGAGCCACTTCGAAAAGGTCATGAGCTATGTCGAGATCGGAAAGAGCGAGGGCCGACTGGTTGCAGGCGGTGGCCGCCCAGAGGGCTTCCCCGAGGGCAACTATGTCGCTCCTACGGTGTTCGCCGATGTGAAGCCAGATGCGCGGATCTTCCAGGAGGAGATCTTCGGGCCCGTCGTTGCCATCACCCCGTTCGACACGGACGAGGAGGCGCTCGAACTCGCCAACAACACCAAGTACGGCCTCGCAGCCTACGTCTGGACCTCGAACCTGAAGCGCGCGCACAACTTCGCGAACGGGATCGAGTCGGGAATGGTGTGGCTGAACTCGAACAACGTGCGCGATTTGCGCACCCCCTTCGGCGGCGTCAAGGCTTCCGGCCTCGGCCGCGAGGGCGGCTACCGCTCGGTCGATTTCTACACCACACAGCAGTCGGTGCAGATCACGCTGAACGAAGCGCACTCGCCGCGATTCGGCGCAGGCAAATAA
- a CDS encoding GntR family transcriptional regulator has protein sequence MAAESKSERAYRLIRERIDSGQYVPGYRLVLAPIAVELDMSVVPVREAIRRLEAEQLVTFERNVGAQVALIKETEYLHTMQTLALVEGSATGLAAPFITPDQIARARAVNQTMRESLTAFDPQRFTELNLEFHSVLFETCPNPHILDLVHRGWNRMKVLRNSSFSFVPGRASESVEEHERLLKLIESGASALDIELAARAHRTATLDAVLSHTGEHRLPPPAP, from the coding sequence ATGGCGGCAGAGTCCAAGTCTGAGCGAGCGTACCGCCTGATCCGGGAGCGGATCGACAGCGGCCAATACGTGCCGGGATACCGGCTCGTGCTTGCTCCGATCGCGGTGGAGCTCGACATGTCGGTCGTGCCGGTGCGCGAGGCGATCCGTCGCCTCGAGGCCGAGCAGCTTGTCACATTTGAGCGGAACGTCGGTGCGCAGGTCGCCCTCATCAAGGAGACGGAGTATCTGCACACGATGCAGACGCTCGCCCTCGTCGAGGGGTCGGCGACAGGGCTCGCCGCACCGTTCATCACGCCGGATCAGATTGCACGAGCCCGCGCCGTCAACCAGACAATGCGCGAATCGCTCACTGCGTTTGATCCGCAGCGCTTCACCGAACTCAACCTCGAGTTCCACAGCGTGCTGTTCGAGACCTGCCCCAACCCGCACATCCTCGACCTCGTGCACCGGGGCTGGAACCGGATGAAGGTGCTGCGCAACTCGTCGTTCAGTTTCGTCCCCGGACGTGCGAGCGAGTCCGTTGAGGAGCACGAGCGCCTCCTGAAGCTCATCGAGAGCGGCGCATCAGCCCTTGATATCGAACTCGCAGCACGTGCGCACCGCACGGCGACGCTCGACGCGGTGCTCTCGCACACCGGAGAACACCGGCTCCCACCCCCGGCACCCTAG